In the Thauera sedimentorum genome, one interval contains:
- a CDS encoding SdiA-regulated domain-containing protein: MDRRTTRRRWLTAMLVLLVLLGGLGWKYQLFGLAHHWLKMKQGEARWAASSIWLPAYRVSIEAREVQGIADDASGLTFDPVRGTLFTVINSPPAVAELSRDGRLLRYIRLRGMEDAEGITHVRDDLFVLADERLQQLLLVRIGDDTKEIDTRDAPRLGLAIELSGNLGFEGVSWDSARERLLVAKEKSPLRIYEINGLPGVLRGERFDLQISEWKESRSPGLFMRDLSSLTLHEPTGHMLLLSDDSKLVVEYDTEGNPLSLMPLWRGWHGLARSVPQPEGVAVDDEGALYLLSEPNLFYRFERTARPPWLPPQPAP; the protein is encoded by the coding sequence ATGGACCGACGGACGACTCGGCGCCGCTGGCTGACGGCGATGCTGGTGTTGCTGGTGCTGCTCGGCGGACTGGGCTGGAAGTACCAGTTGTTCGGCCTGGCGCACCACTGGCTGAAGATGAAGCAGGGCGAGGCGCGCTGGGCGGCCAGCAGCATCTGGCTGCCGGCCTACCGGGTGAGCATCGAAGCCCGCGAAGTGCAGGGCATTGCCGACGATGCGTCCGGACTGACCTTCGATCCGGTGCGCGGCACGCTGTTTACCGTGATCAACAGTCCGCCGGCGGTCGCCGAGTTGAGCCGGGATGGTCGCCTGCTGCGCTACATCCGGCTACGCGGCATGGAGGACGCGGAAGGCATCACCCATGTCCGCGACGACCTCTTCGTGCTGGCCGACGAACGCCTCCAGCAACTGCTGCTGGTGCGCATCGGCGACGATACGAAGGAGATCGACACCCGCGACGCGCCGCGCCTGGGGCTGGCCATCGAGCTGAGCGGCAATCTCGGCTTCGAGGGCGTGTCCTGGGATTCGGCGCGCGAGCGCCTGCTGGTGGCCAAGGAGAAGTCGCCGCTGCGCATCTACGAGATCAACGGCCTGCCGGGAGTGCTGCGCGGCGAACGCTTCGACCTGCAGATCAGCGAGTGGAAGGAGTCGCGCTCCCCCGGGCTCTTCATGCGCGACCTGTCCTCGCTGACCCTGCACGAGCCGACCGGCCACATGCTGTTGTTGAGCGATGATTCGAAGCTGGTGGTGGAGTACGACACCGAGGGCAATCCGCTGAGCCTGATGCCGCTATGGCGCGGCTGGCACGGACTGGCGCGCAGCGTGCCGCAGCCGGAGGGCGTGGCGGTGGACGACGAGGGCGCGCTCTATCTGCTGTCCGAACCCAACCTGTTCTACCGCTTCGAGCGCACCGCCCGCCCGCCGTGGTTGCCGCCGCAGCCGGCGCCTTGA
- a CDS encoding TerB family tellurite resistance protein, with product MLRTLKELFNTLAEPSPADRPEQQEHRLQLATAVLMVEVMRADAASGDDERTAIVRALGEKFALQADEVDRLFELAQSASRDAPDLQGFTSQLNRGFSAAKKVRIVEYLWQVAFADGHLSNHENHLMLKLGDLLYIPRGDFVAAKQRARAAAGLKPEGH from the coding sequence ATGCTCCGCACCCTCAAGGAACTGTTCAACACGCTTGCCGAGCCTTCGCCCGCCGACCGCCCCGAGCAGCAGGAACACCGCCTGCAGCTTGCCACCGCGGTACTGATGGTGGAGGTGATGCGCGCCGACGCAGCGTCTGGCGACGACGAGCGCACCGCCATCGTGCGCGCGCTGGGCGAGAAGTTCGCCCTGCAGGCCGACGAGGTCGACCGCCTGTTCGAGCTGGCTCAATCGGCCTCGCGCGACGCCCCTGACCTGCAGGGTTTCACCTCGCAACTCAACCGCGGCTTCAGCGCGGCAAAGAAGGTGCGCATCGTCGAATACCTCTGGCAGGTCGCCTTCGCCGACGGCCACCTCAGCAACCATGAGAACCACCTGATGCTCAAGCTCGGCGACCTGCTCTACATCCCGCGCGGCGATTTCGTCGCCGCCAAGCAGCGCGCCCGCGCCGCAGCCGGCCTGAAACCGGAAGGCCATTGA